CCATGAGGAAGGCCCTCTCCCTGACGTCAACCGACCCTGAGAGGAGCTCAAGCACACCCTTCGGTTTCCTGCCTTTCTTTCCTATTTCCTCCAAGGCCGCCAGCGCCAGTTCCCGTGTCCTGGAGCGGGAGGTCATGGAAGCCGGCGAAGGGAAGTCGGGAAGCGAAGCGTCGAAACTCGCGCCATAGAGTTCATCCTTGGATGCACGCTTATCCTGTGAAGAATGCTATCGCCTCTTTAACTCTTTCGAGACTCACCTGCGTGTTGAAGCACGGACCGAACGGCCGTTCATTCGTAATGCCGAGTATCGGCAGGGGGTAGGAGTCAGCGATGCCGCTGCTCAGGTCTCTCTCACATGCAACCGCTACGATCGCTTCCGGCCGGACATCCATGACGATCTTCCTCGCGAGGTTCCCCCCGGTAGCAACAAAGAGGGAAAGGTTGTTGTCATCCGCAATCTGAATGAGGTCCTTGATCTCGCATTTTCCACACCGTTTACATTTGTAAATAT
This genomic interval from Thermodesulfovibrionales bacterium contains the following:
- a CDS encoding DUF116 domain-containing protein is translated as MIHRLMRGVTLKILHPVLMLVGAFSKKNKEGLQGFIIDLNNRLVRMEKPRAKRILLLLPHCLQINECDIRITHDIYKCKRCGKCEIKDLIQIADDNNLSLFVATGGNLARKIVMDVRPEAIVAVACERDLSSGIADSYPLPILGITNERPFGPCFNTQVSLERVKEAIAFFTG